From Leptospira langatensis, the proteins below share one genomic window:
- a CDS encoding glycosyltransferase family 9 protein — protein sequence MNLLVLRFSAMGDVALMAPALIAVAAKYTNIQLTVVTRGNYAPFFYNIPNVNVIGINLKKYKGLTGLYRLFKELNKLGPYEKIVDLHSSVRSRFISLFFRFRGIPVFQIIKGRREKMRQIRKNRKVLRKLPHTVDRYLKVFEKAGYPATVRKGPWINVDPESKIYAKDFLLSRKIDKKEGLWIGYAPFAGHKLKEWPLEKSIALLRLLKEEFPNVRIFLFGSSQEASIMEEWRNGDQTITIVSGGKYGIRGELGIMERMDVIIGMDSSNIHIAALLKRPVIALFGTTHPLSGFAPFGQEDTGVLQIEDLPCRPCSIYGNTTCYRKDFACMERITPEDVIKRINVIKNINTLF from the coding sequence ATGAATCTACTCGTTTTACGTTTTTCTGCGATGGGAGATGTGGCCCTTATGGCCCCTGCACTCATCGCGGTCGCGGCAAAATATACGAATATACAACTTACCGTGGTCACCCGCGGGAATTACGCTCCCTTCTTCTATAATATCCCGAATGTGAATGTGATCGGGATCAATCTCAAGAAATACAAGGGCCTCACCGGGCTCTATCGTTTATTCAAAGAATTGAATAAACTCGGTCCTTACGAAAAGATCGTGGACCTGCATTCCAGTGTTCGCTCCCGCTTCATCAGTTTATTCTTCCGATTCAGAGGGATCCCGGTCTTTCAGATCATCAAAGGAAGAAGGGAAAAGATGCGTCAGATCCGAAAGAATCGTAAGGTCTTACGAAAACTTCCTCATACGGTCGATCGCTATCTAAAAGTCTTCGAGAAGGCAGGTTATCCTGCTACAGTCAGAAAGGGTCCCTGGATCAATGTGGATCCAGAATCCAAGATCTATGCCAAGGATTTCTTACTCTCAAGAAAGATCGATAAGAAGGAAGGACTTTGGATCGGGTACGCACCTTTTGCGGGTCATAAACTGAAAGAATGGCCTCTGGAAAAAAGCATTGCTCTATTAAGATTATTGAAAGAAGAATTTCCGAACGTTCGGATCTTCCTATTCGGTTCCTCCCAAGAGGCTTCGATCATGGAAGAATGGAGAAACGGGGATCAAACGATCACAATCGTTTCCGGAGGCAAGTATGGGATCCGAGGCGAATTGGGGATCATGGAAAGAATGGATGTGATCATAGGAATGGATTCTTCCAATATCCATATCGCAGCATTACTCAAGAGACCAGTGATCGCATTATTCGGGACCACTCATCCTCTTTCCGGATTTGCGCCCTTTGGGCAGGAAGACACGGGAGTATTGCAGATCGAAGATCTACCTTGCAGACCCTGTAGCATCTATGGAAATACTACCTGCTATCGAAAAGACTTTGCCTGCATGGAAAGGATCACTCCCGAAGACGTGATCAAGAGGATCAACGTCATCAAGAATATCAATACGCTTTTCTGA
- a CDS encoding DUF4254 domain-containing protein, which produces MMLDSAAVVEIFKKSVQDWHKEESASTNPYPDSSLEFLFYKKNQIDTIQWHVEDEIRRPDLPDSELVKFKRKIDALNQERTDLVEQIDDRISAMFQSVIRKPSARMNSETPAWLIDRMSILELKIYHMDEQTRRTDASPEHIETCKKKLSVLLEQRKDLSVCLDELMDDLSKGDKFYKVYRQMKMYNDKNLNPSLYSKQA; this is translated from the coding sequence ATGATGTTAGATTCGGCCGCTGTGGTTGAGATATTTAAGAAATCCGTCCAGGATTGGCATAAAGAAGAAAGCGCCTCCACCAATCCCTACCCGGACTCCTCCTTAGAATTCCTATTTTATAAGAAAAACCAAATAGATACCATCCAATGGCATGTGGAAGACGAGATCAGAAGACCCGACCTCCCGGACTCGGAACTGGTAAAATTCAAACGCAAGATCGATGCTCTCAATCAGGAAAGAACGGATCTGGTCGAGCAGATTGACGACAGAATTTCCGCCATGTTCCAGTCTGTGATAAGAAAACCGAGCGCAAGAATGAATTCGGAAACCCCTGCTTGGCTGATCGACAGAATGAGTATCCTGGAGCTCAAGATCTATCATATGGATGAGCAAACCAGAAGAACGGATGCAAGTCCGGAACATATCGAAACATGTAAGAAGAAACTCTCTGTCCTATTGGAACAAAGAAAGGATCTATCGGTCTGTTTGGACGAACTTATGGACGATCTTTCCAAAGGTGATAAGTTCTACAAGGTGTACAGACAAATGAAAATGTACAACGATAAAAATCTGAATCCTTCTTTATATTCGAAGCAGGCATGA
- a CDS encoding patatin-like phospholipase family protein, whose amino-acid sequence MKKIVPPEALQFLASIPLFKGLPRKTLVLLYGHIEERNVHNHTVIYYKGEISKELYLIRHGEVMMSLGEAGKTVRYLGEGDVFAENSVLTRSAHTGSATAILDTLLYVIDGEYFLKLAGKERILSQNLMRLMGIRMREVMEDPFNNSYSPRRLVCHIPIEEVTDFKVHLDSIVDHGRRSHDGQISLVRMDTFKGKSVAEMVRAISQLRKKYAILHLYFKGPGLIPELDKLVQQCDQIVFWEENPERNLRQKNEILDYWHPRIRNFSGRTSRILVSENGLQKHQESADQKVFYKGETFARYLVSKTRGLALGGGGARALAHVGLLKVLEREGIQFDFVSGSSFGAVIGALYARGETADSIFKMIGKFFGGIEMPFDPTIPLISFFKGKRMLRMLKDAFGSQLIEDLKIPFATSAVDLHSGQEYVMDQGPIWEALASAMSLPGMFPPIFKGDHLLIDGGVLNNVPENLIRRKGADVILSVNVSPLRDEGIVRLLEDRKVTGKSFFKNLWEDISYPPILKIMARAITLEGREITKLRKEKMDLFINLHIEEFAFTDFGKYKEIIKKGELETEAGVPDIRKLFFPSEK is encoded by the coding sequence ATGAAAAAGATAGTCCCTCCGGAAGCCTTACAATTCTTAGCATCCATTCCCTTGTTCAAAGGACTACCAAGAAAAACGCTCGTTCTACTTTACGGTCATATAGAAGAAAGAAACGTTCATAATCACACCGTTATTTACTATAAGGGAGAGATCTCCAAGGAGCTATACCTCATCCGTCACGGAGAGGTGATGATGTCTCTTGGAGAAGCTGGCAAGACGGTCCGCTATCTGGGAGAGGGGGATGTATTCGCTGAGAATAGCGTGCTCACTCGCTCGGCTCATACCGGATCTGCGACTGCGATCTTGGATACCTTGCTGTATGTGATCGACGGGGAATATTTTCTAAAGCTCGCGGGAAAGGAGAGGATCCTTTCTCAGAATCTAATGAGACTGATGGGGATCCGAATGAGAGAGGTCATGGAGGACCCCTTTAACAATTCCTATTCTCCTCGAAGATTGGTCTGCCATATACCGATCGAGGAAGTCACGGATTTTAAGGTGCATCTGGATTCCATTGTGGATCATGGGCGGAGATCCCATGACGGGCAGATCTCTTTGGTGCGAATGGATACTTTCAAAGGAAAGTCCGTCGCTGAAATGGTACGAGCCATCTCTCAACTCAGAAAAAAATATGCCATACTCCATTTGTATTTTAAGGGCCCTGGACTCATCCCGGAGCTGGACAAGCTTGTACAACAATGCGATCAGATCGTGTTTTGGGAGGAGAACCCGGAACGCAATCTCAGACAGAAGAATGAGATCCTGGATTATTGGCATCCTCGCATCCGGAATTTTTCAGGAAGGACATCTCGCATTCTCGTTTCTGAAAACGGATTGCAAAAACACCAAGAGTCCGCAGACCAAAAGGTCTTCTATAAGGGAGAGACCTTTGCAAGATACCTGGTCTCTAAGACGAGAGGATTGGCCCTTGGCGGAGGAGGAGCTAGAGCGCTTGCCCATGTAGGATTACTCAAGGTACTAGAAAGAGAAGGGATACAATTCGATTTCGTTTCCGGTTCTTCTTTTGGAGCGGTGATCGGAGCACTGTATGCAAGAGGAGAGACAGCGGATTCCATCTTCAAGATGATCGGAAAATTCTTCGGTGGGATCGAGATGCCATTCGATCCGACGATCCCGCTTATTTCCTTCTTCAAAGGGAAAAGAATGCTTCGGATGTTAAAGGATGCGTTCGGTTCGCAGCTCATCGAAGATCTAAAGATCCCTTTCGCTACTTCCGCAGTGGATTTGCATAGCGGACAAGAATATGTAATGGACCAGGGGCCTATTTGGGAAGCGTTAGCCTCTGCTATGAGCCTACCGGGAATGTTTCCCCCGATCTTCAAGGGAGATCATTTGCTTATAGACGGAGGAGTGTTGAATAACGTTCCGGAGAATCTGATTCGCAGAAAAGGTGCAGATGTGATCCTCTCCGTAAACGTTTCTCCTCTTCGAGACGAAGGGATTGTTCGCCTCTTAGAGGACAGAAAGGTAACCGGAAAATCCTTCTTTAAGAATCTATGGGAAGATATCAGTTATCCTCCGATCCTTAAGATCATGGCTCGAGCTATCACCTTGGAGGGAAGGGAGATCACAAAACTCAGAAAGGAGAAGATGGACCTGTTCATCAATCTTCATATAGAGGAGTTCGCATTTACCGATTTCGGAAAATATAAGGAAATTATAAAAAAGGGAGAGTTGGAGACCGAAGCGGGAGTACCGGATATCCGAAAACTATTCTTTCCTTCGGAAAAATAG
- a CDS encoding phosphorylase: MGHPNFQDILFCGAFSGEIDKLKSDSGIWTFETGVGDLEAAINLQKYLSQNDTPRPKAVISVGSAGVYSSVPRKDWEGKFGISRLFVNYEIAYLDKKVRIPDSMNLKYDFPDFEFPFTGPEFLELATNGTGSVTLEDLSPRALERIKTEGIGFENMEAFGLAKVCKTLGIPFGAIYALTNKVGPKGSEEWKLSWRKHSDRLQERILHSD, from the coding sequence ATGGGTCATCCGAATTTTCAAGATATTCTCTTCTGCGGGGCCTTCTCAGGCGAAATCGATAAACTCAAATCGGACTCTGGGATCTGGACCTTCGAAACGGGGGTCGGAGATCTGGAGGCTGCGATCAATCTTCAGAAATATCTTTCCCAAAACGATACCCCAAGACCGAAGGCGGTCATCAGCGTCGGTTCTGCAGGTGTCTATTCCTCCGTGCCTAGAAAGGATTGGGAGGGCAAGTTCGGTATCTCTCGTTTATTCGTGAATTATGAGATCGCTTATTTGGACAAGAAAGTCCGTATCCCAGATTCAATGAACTTGAAGTATGATTTCCCCGACTTTGAGTTTCCGTTTACAGGTCCTGAGTTTCTGGAATTAGCAACGAATGGAACCGGTTCCGTCACCCTGGAAGACCTAAGTCCGAGGGCTTTGGAAAGAATTAAAACAGAAGGCATAGGCTTCGAGAATATGGAAGCTTTCGGACTTGCGAAAGTTTGCAAGACCCTGGGCATTCCTTTCGGAGCGATCTACGCTCTCACAAATAAAGTAGGTCCCAAAGGGAGCGAAGAATGGAAACTTTCTTGGAGAAAGCACTCGGACCGTCTCCAAGAAAGGATCTTACACTCCGACTGA
- a CDS encoding AMP-binding protein, with translation MEKRSIYHLVRDSCIHYKDRPFQWIWDETHKSFSGISYSEWFSRLEELSAFFRIQNVNKGDKIGLFCDNRTEWALCSFSIMSAGAADVPRGCDASEEEIFYILDHTEARIAFIEKEQVLVKLEKVLDRLKSLETIVLIEPESNFPSLASTKASRPKLHFIDLETAISEGRHWISKKGKAQLHSIGESLTQEDLATIIYTSGTTGVPKGVMLKHRSFTWTVDQLQHFVPANYSDRIVVFLPPWHIAERILETTLLSMGASSAYSNVAQLTRDFEIIKPTVLVSVPRVWEALYRRIWDKAAKTSPLKYAIFSNAVRIAEFYNSLLDTVTGNFSETKDGNKEEFLTDKFVSVALLPIFAFLNILAQKVLEPVRALFGGRLRFAFCGAGAMPPKIQFFFRSVGVPIIETYGMTETTGMGALGDFPIPKTGSIGPVFPGAHIKLVDEQGVVVSKPGVKGIAWHKGPHVTAGYYKNPSLTEANFSDAWFNSGDLFVWTKTGELKFAGRAKDTIVLSSGENVEPEPIEGKILETGWALATVIVGQDQKFLAALIVPDFNKLKEHFTSQGVSLPSSHSELVKDQKVVRFYKDLLRDTISDKNGFKVFEKLGDFRLLDREFEKGKELTETMKVKRNKVAELYADLIQTIFA, from the coding sequence ATGGAAAAGAGAAGCATCTACCATTTGGTCCGGGACTCCTGTATCCATTATAAGGATAGGCCCTTCCAATGGATTTGGGATGAGACTCACAAAAGTTTCTCCGGGATTTCCTATTCGGAATGGTTTTCTAGATTAGAGGAGCTTTCCGCATTCTTTCGCATTCAGAATGTAAATAAGGGAGATAAGATCGGTCTATTCTGTGATAATCGAACGGAATGGGCCTTATGCTCCTTTTCCATTATGAGCGCCGGAGCAGCCGACGTTCCAAGAGGTTGCGACGCGAGCGAAGAAGAGATCTTTTATATCCTGGACCATACAGAAGCAAGGATCGCTTTCATTGAAAAGGAACAGGTACTCGTAAAACTGGAAAAGGTCTTAGACAGGCTCAAAAGCCTAGAGACGATCGTTCTCATAGAACCAGAAAGCAATTTTCCTTCTTTAGCTTCGACCAAGGCTTCTCGACCCAAGCTTCATTTTATTGATCTCGAAACCGCAATCTCGGAAGGACGCCATTGGATCTCTAAGAAAGGAAAGGCGCAATTGCATTCCATCGGAGAGTCCTTAACTCAAGAAGATCTTGCCACCATTATCTATACTTCCGGAACCACTGGGGTCCCGAAAGGAGTAATGCTCAAACATCGCTCCTTTACTTGGACAGTGGACCAGTTGCAGCATTTCGTTCCCGCAAATTATTCGGATCGGATCGTTGTCTTTCTTCCTCCCTGGCATATAGCGGAGCGCATCCTGGAGACCACCCTTCTCTCTATGGGCGCTTCTTCCGCGTATTCCAATGTGGCACAGTTGACCAGGGATTTCGAGATCATCAAGCCCACCGTTCTTGTTTCCGTTCCTAGGGTATGGGAAGCTTTGTATCGTAGGATCTGGGATAAGGCAGCAAAGACTTCTCCTTTAAAATATGCGATCTTTTCTAATGCGGTCCGGATCGCGGAATTCTATAATTCCCTTTTGGATACAGTAACAGGCAATTTCTCGGAAACTAAGGATGGGAATAAGGAAGAGTTTCTCACCGATAAATTCGTTTCCGTTGCCCTTCTTCCTATATTCGCTTTTCTGAATATTCTGGCGCAGAAAGTATTAGAGCCCGTACGGGCTCTATTTGGGGGAAGGCTACGCTTCGCGTTTTGCGGCGCCGGCGCCATGCCCCCTAAGATCCAGTTCTTCTTTCGTTCCGTAGGAGTTCCTATCATAGAAACCTACGGAATGACGGAAACCACCGGAATGGGCGCCTTGGGTGATTTTCCGATTCCTAAGACCGGTTCCATTGGTCCTGTCTTTCCCGGGGCACATATTAAACTTGTGGATGAACAGGGAGTAGTCGTCTCCAAGCCGGGAGTAAAAGGGATCGCTTGGCATAAGGGTCCACATGTAACTGCAGGCTATTATAAGAATCCTTCTCTAACGGAGGCTAATTTCTCAGACGCTTGGTTTAATTCGGGAGATCTTTTCGTTTGGACCAAAACGGGCGAATTGAAATTTGCAGGACGGGCCAAGGACACGATCGTTCTTTCTTCCGGAGAGAATGTAGAGCCAGAACCGATCGAAGGCAAGATACTGGAGACGGGTTGGGCCCTTGCTACAGTGATCGTGGGGCAGGACCAGAAATTTCTGGCAGCTCTGATCGTTCCGGATTTCAATAAGCTCAAGGAACATTTTACTTCCCAAGGTGTCAGTCTTCCTTCTTCTCATTCCGAACTAGTCAAGGACCAGAAAGTAGTCCGATTCTATAAGGACCTTCTCCGAGATACGATCTCCGATAAGAACGGTTTCAAAGTCTTCGAGAAATTAGGCGATTTCAGGCTTCTGGATCGGGAGTTCGAAAAAGGAAAAGAACTTACGGAAACTATGAAAGTGAAGAGAAATAAGGTTGCAGAACTCTATGCGGATCTGATACAAACGATCTTCGCTTAA
- the argC gene encoding N-acetyl-gamma-glutamyl-phosphate reductase — protein sequence MSEISIIGAGGFTGKELLGLIARHPKYKTVHITSDKLAGKSLSEVFPDLISPENLIFKRHEDEVPKGSLVVLAVPNEASLELAPKFLDKGHKVIDLSGVYRLHDQSLFEKNYKLKHTSFSLTDKAVFGIPEIFRDKLKGADFVSNPGCFSTSVILAVYLLGDLRKKVRARIVADCKSGISGAGGRVEDGGFSFNSVYENFRAYKILTHQHEPEIQEYCFAGSGLSHPEILFVPHLLPVYRGILSTMYLEAESEDLPILQTLKENSKSETFVRIRETPEEIDLAKVNQTNFLDISARVRGKNITIVSALDNLMKGAASQALQNINLMLGEKETLGLI from the coding sequence ATGTCAGAGATCAGCATTATAGGAGCAGGCGGTTTTACCGGCAAAGAATTACTAGGGCTCATCGCGAGACATCCAAAGTATAAAACAGTTCATATCACAAGCGACAAGCTTGCGGGCAAGTCTCTATCGGAAGTATTTCCTGACCTGATCTCTCCTGAGAATCTGATCTTCAAGCGACATGAGGATGAGGTGCCAAAGGGTTCCCTTGTAGTGCTTGCCGTTCCGAATGAAGCCTCCCTGGAATTGGCTCCGAAATTTTTGGACAAAGGCCATAAGGTCATAGATCTTTCCGGAGTGTACCGATTGCATGATCAGTCCTTATTCGAAAAGAATTATAAACTCAAACATACTAGCTTCTCCCTTACCGACAAGGCAGTATTCGGGATCCCTGAGATCTTTAGGGATAAGTTAAAGGGAGCGGATTTCGTTTCGAACCCGGGATGCTTTTCCACTTCTGTGATCCTGGCCGTTTATCTGTTAGGCGATCTCAGAAAGAAAGTCCGAGCAAGGATCGTAGCGGACTGCAAGTCAGGGATCAGCGGCGCAGGCGGAAGGGTCGAGGATGGTGGCTTCTCCTTTAATAGCGTGTATGAGAATTTCAGGGCCTACAAGATCCTAACCCACCAGCATGAGCCGGAGATACAGGAGTATTGCTTTGCTGGATCGGGACTTTCTCATCCTGAGATCTTATTCGTGCCTCATCTTCTTCCTGTATATAGAGGAATTCTTTCTACGATGTACTTAGAAGCGGAATCGGAAGATCTTCCTATCTTGCAGACCTTAAAAGAGAATTCTAAGTCGGAAACATTCGTTCGGATCCGCGAAACTCCAGAAGAGATCGATCTAGCAAAAGTAAATCAGACCAATTTCTTGGATATCTCCGCAAGGGTCAGAGGAAAGAATATTACCATCGTTTCTGCTTTGGACAATCTAATGAAGGGTGCGGCGAGCCAGGCTCTCCAGAACATCAACCTAATGCTCGGGGAAAAGGAAACCCTGGGACTGATCTAA
- the recA gene encoding recombinase RecA, translating to MKKQKEEAQGLDDSKRQAIDQAMTQIEKQFGKGSIMRLGSASASAVAPVIPTGSLDLDIALGIGGYPLGRIVEIYGPESSGKTTLTLSAIAEAQRKGGVAAFIDAEHALDPAYAKKLGVNLEELLVSQPDNGEEALEICESLVRSNAIDIVVVDSVAALVPKAEIEGDMGDSHMGLQARLMSQALRKLTGTISKSKTVVIFINQIRMKIGVMFGSPETTTGGNALKFYSTVRLDIRKIETLKEKEEATGNRVRVKVVKNKMAPPFRQAEFDIIYNTGISRESSLVDLGVKHDIISKSGAWYSYNTEKIGQGKEAAKEYLKANPEIAFQIENMVRDLNGLPPLAPDGKLPNAAPSEEAQKAAG from the coding sequence ATGAAAAAGCAAAAAGAAGAAGCCCAGGGTCTGGATGATTCCAAGCGCCAGGCTATCGACCAGGCAATGACCCAGATCGAAAAACAATTCGGCAAGGGTTCCATTATGCGTCTAGGTTCGGCTTCCGCAAGTGCGGTCGCACCTGTAATCCCTACCGGGTCCTTAGATCTGGATATCGCACTTGGGATCGGGGGTTATCCATTAGGAAGGATCGTGGAGATCTACGGACCGGAATCTTCCGGAAAGACCACACTTACCCTTTCGGCCATTGCAGAGGCTCAAAGAAAAGGTGGAGTGGCAGCCTTTATAGATGCGGAACATGCCTTGGATCCTGCCTACGCTAAGAAATTGGGAGTGAACCTAGAGGAACTCCTGGTGTCTCAACCAGATAACGGAGAGGAAGCTTTAGAAATTTGTGAATCTCTAGTCCGAAGCAATGCGATCGATATCGTGGTTGTGGATTCCGTTGCGGCATTGGTGCCCAAGGCGGAGATCGAAGGCGATATGGGAGATTCCCATATGGGTCTGCAAGCAAGACTTATGTCCCAAGCACTTCGAAAGCTGACTGGAACGATTTCCAAGTCCAAGACTGTGGTCATCTTCATCAACCAGATCCGTATGAAGATCGGAGTCATGTTCGGTTCTCCCGAAACGACCACCGGTGGAAACGCATTAAAGTTTTATAGTACGGTTCGATTGGACATTCGGAAGATCGAAACCTTAAAAGAGAAGGAAGAAGCTACTGGAAACAGGGTACGTGTAAAAGTTGTAAAAAACAAAATGGCACCTCCTTTCCGCCAGGCTGAATTCGACATAATCTATAACACTGGAATTAGTCGAGAAAGTTCTCTCGTTGACTTAGGGGTAAAACACGACATTATTAGTAAATCCGGGGCCTGGTATTCTTATAATACCGAGAAGATAGGCCAAGGAAAAGAAGCCGCTAAGGAATACCTAAAAGCAAATCCAGAAATTGCGTTCCAAATAGAGAATATGGTTCGCGATCTGAATGGATTACCTCCTTTAGCGCCGGATGGGAAACTTCCAAATGCTGCCCCTTCCGAAGAAGCTCAAAAAGCAGCAGGTTAA
- a CDS encoding HIT family protein: MAEASDPSFSSDCPICGIISGKEIPGLVLKNDSFLVRHAPAEKKIPGYLYVELISHKEKYSDWDPKEFADLGETLQFATNWIQERFSPPKIYTVLVAEKVAHMHFHLVPRYEETKGPEYIRLALEGLAPAPVGITFPRFE, translated from the coding sequence TTGGCAGAAGCTTCCGATCCTTCTTTTTCTTCCGATTGTCCGATCTGCGGGATTATTTCCGGGAAAGAAATCCCAGGGCTAGTCCTCAAAAACGATTCTTTCCTAGTCCGTCACGCTCCCGCTGAGAAAAAAATCCCAGGCTATCTCTATGTGGAATTGATTTCTCATAAGGAAAAATACTCCGACTGGGACCCTAAAGAGTTCGCGGATCTAGGAGAAACGCTGCAATTCGCTACGAATTGGATCCAAGAGAGATTCTCTCCTCCGAAGATCTACACCGTCCTAGTTGCGGAGAAGGTGGCGCATATGCATTTTCATTTGGTGCCTCGATACGAGGAAACCAAGGGACCGGAGTACATTCGTTTGGCTCTAGAAGGTTTAGCGCCTGCGCCGGTCGGTATCACGTTCCCTAGATTCGAATGA